A region from the Vicinamibacteria bacterium genome encodes:
- a CDS encoding FHA domain-containing protein → MIRVACPNCQTKYRFDESQLRGRARASAKCKKCGGTIDVGVAEAQVAAVAATGEPRSDQDSTARVTRLRSDQRIAEETISGQKAADLLQLPPDKKYSLAVLQGRASGQIFEITKVRTTIGRSDADIVLDDPECSRQHATVEILGSRVVVTDLNSTNGTFVQGERIERTELENHHEFRIGEHVMMLIVTARE, encoded by the coding sequence ATGATTCGTGTCGCCTGCCCCAACTGCCAGACCAAGTATCGGTTCGACGAGAGCCAGCTTCGCGGCCGAGCGCGCGCAAGTGCCAAGTGCAAGAAATGCGGGGGTACCATCGACGTAGGGGTAGCCGAAGCGCAGGTGGCCGCGGTCGCAGCCACGGGCGAACCGCGCAGCGATCAGGATTCGACGGCCCGAGTCACCCGCCTGCGCTCCGATCAGAGAATCGCGGAGGAGACGATTTCGGGTCAGAAGGCTGCCGATCTTCTTCAGCTTCCTCCGGACAAGAAGTACTCGCTGGCGGTATTGCAGGGGCGCGCCAGCGGTCAGATCTTCGAGATCACGAAAGTGCGCACCACCATAGGGAGATCCGACGCCGATATCGTGCTCGATGATCCCGAATGCTCGCGACAGCACGCAACGGTCGAGATTCTCGGCTCGCGGGTCGTCGTGACCGACTTGAACAGCACCAACGGAACGTTCGTCCAGGGTGAACGGATCGAAAGGACGGAGCTCGAGAACCACCATGAGTTCCGCATCGGTGAGCACGTCATGATGCTCATCGTCACCGCGCGCGAGTAG
- the rnc gene encoding ribonuclease III, with protein sequence MTTPIAADQSSFEETIGHRFRQPALMERALTHKSFAHERNTRLHNESMEFLGDAVLGFVITDAIYREFSEYNEGRKSKIKAFLVSATTLAQLALELGLPIYLKLGKGEEKTGGRKKRALSANAFEALVAAVYLDAGLTAVRTFLEPLYAPLFDAIREGRAVVEDPKTVLQEYLQANALEPAKYTVTAETGPEHLKTFHVELVVGSAVLSRADGPTKKKAELLAAKKAMAVLRRKEE encoded by the coding sequence GTGACGACGCCCATCGCCGCCGACCAGTCTTCGTTCGAGGAGACGATCGGCCACCGGTTCCGCCAACCCGCTCTCATGGAGCGGGCTCTTACTCATAAGTCCTTTGCCCACGAGCGGAATACGCGACTCCACAACGAGTCGATGGAGTTTCTCGGTGACGCGGTTCTCGGCTTCGTGATCACCGACGCCATCTATCGCGAGTTCTCCGAATACAATGAGGGCCGCAAGTCGAAGATCAAGGCTTTTCTCGTCAGCGCGACGACGCTCGCTCAGCTCGCGCTCGAGCTCGGTCTCCCGATATACCTCAAGCTAGGCAAAGGTGAGGAGAAGACTGGGGGCCGAAAGAAAAGGGCCCTGTCCGCAAACGCGTTCGAGGCGTTGGTGGCGGCCGTCTATCTCGATGCGGGTTTGACTGCAGTCCGCACGTTTCTCGAGCCGCTCTACGCCCCCCTCTTCGACGCGATTCGCGAGGGTCGCGCCGTCGTCGAAGATCCCAAGACCGTACTCCAAGAATATCTCCAAGCGAATGCTCTCGAGCCAGCGAAGTACACTGTGACCGCAGAGACCGGCCCGGAGCACCTGAAGACGTTTCACGTGGAGCTCGTCGTGGGAAGCGCTGTATTGAGTCGAGCCGACGGACCCACGAAGAAGAAGGCGGAGCTCCTCGCCGCCAAGAAGGCCATGGCGGTGCTTCGCCGAAAAGAGGAATAA
- a CDS encoding enoyl-CoA hydratase-related protein, whose protein sequence is MDDILDPILAAREPRKIENVQYLLDDGVARIRFKRPEAANALNLAVLEDLIHALEQLELK, encoded by the coding sequence ATGGATGACATCCTCGACCCGATCCTAGCGGCGCGCGAGCCGCGAAAGATCGAGAACGTCCAGTATCTGCTCGACGACGGGGTCGCAAGGATTCGTTTCAAGCGGCCCGAAGCGGCCAACGCGCTCAACCTGGCGGTTTTGGAAGACCTCATTCACGCGCTAGAGCAGCTGGAGCTCAAGGA
- a CDS encoding cysteine desulfurase family protein produces MTRQEVYLDYNATTPLAPEVLDAMMPYLRERYGNPSSIHSLGRPSREAVDASRGEVAAFLNASPREIVFTAGGTEADNLAILGFLAGLEAGGDERRHLVTSPTEHHAVLYPMQRLAKTGYDVSYVDVDEAGRVSPESLEKVLRHDTALVSVMYANNETGVIAPIPELARLAHDAGARFHTDAVQACGKIPVDVEKLGVDLLSLSGHKFYGPKGTGALYVRRGVPFKSIFRGGGQERSRRPGTENVPGIVGLARATRLASSTLERESRRLRDLRDGLEASILRGIDGSHVNGLGSERTPNTVSFRFDGVDGERLMKTLDRDGFAVSTGAACSSGSVEPSHVLLALGLGPEQVQGSIRVSLGRYTEQPHVGALKDAILRAVSSVRAGVGSAMGAGAS; encoded by the coding sequence ATGACCAGACAAGAAGTCTACCTGGATTACAACGCAACGACGCCGCTGGCCCCGGAAGTGCTCGACGCGATGATGCCCTACCTCCGGGAGCGATACGGCAACCCCTCGAGCATCCATTCATTGGGCCGGCCCTCACGAGAGGCGGTCGACGCTTCGCGCGGAGAGGTGGCAGCGTTCCTCAACGCGAGCCCGAGGGAGATCGTGTTCACCGCGGGGGGGACGGAGGCCGACAACCTGGCGATTCTCGGTTTCCTAGCAGGACTCGAAGCGGGGGGCGACGAAAGAAGGCACCTGGTCACGTCACCCACTGAACATCACGCGGTCCTCTACCCGATGCAGCGGCTGGCCAAGACAGGATATGACGTGAGCTACGTCGATGTGGACGAGGCGGGCCGGGTCAGCCCCGAGTCGCTCGAGAAGGTTCTCCGCCACGATACGGCTCTCGTTTCCGTGATGTACGCGAACAACGAGACCGGAGTGATTGCCCCCATACCGGAGCTCGCGCGGCTTGCGCATGACGCCGGGGCTCGGTTTCACACCGATGCCGTGCAAGCCTGTGGCAAGATTCCCGTCGACGTGGAGAAGCTCGGTGTCGATCTCCTGTCGCTCTCGGGACACAAGTTCTACGGCCCGAAAGGCACCGGCGCTCTGTACGTTCGACGAGGGGTTCCCTTCAAATCCATCTTCCGCGGGGGAGGTCAGGAGCGCTCGCGGCGACCCGGAACGGAGAACGTGCCGGGGATCGTCGGTCTTGCCCGGGCGACGCGGCTCGCTTCATCGACGCTCGAGCGAGAGTCACGACGGCTTCGTGACCTCCGCGACGGTCTCGAAGCCTCGATTCTGAGGGGAATCGACGGAAGTCACGTCAACGGGCTGGGCTCAGAGCGAACCCCCAACACGGTGAGCTTTCGCTTCGATGGCGTCGATGGAGAGCGCTTGATGAAGACTCTGGACCGGGACGGCTTCGCAGTTTCCACCGGAGCCGCCTGCTCGTCGGGTTCGGTCGAGCCTTCCCACGTTCTCCTCGCACTCGGTCTCGGTCCCGAACAGGTTCAGGGATCGATAAGGGTCAGCCTCGGTCGTTATACGGAGCAACCCCACGTGGGCGCGTTGAAGGACGCAATTCTGCGCGCGGTCTCGAGTGTCAGGGCGGGCGTCGGGAGCGCGATGGGCGCTGGCGCATCGTAG